ACTGGTAGTGACGGACGCCGTCGTCGAATCCCTCGACAGCGCGCACCCCGACAGGCGCGACACGCTCGAAGCCCTGTCGAACGTCTCGCTGTACGTGACCGGGGAGCCGATGCCGTACGCGGTCTGGACCGCCGACAGGGCCGACGGGGCCGTCAGCGGTATCGTCGTCTACACCGAGACGGGCATCAAGGGCACCATCAACAACGACACCGAAGCGATGAACGAGTGGGCCCGCGAGAAGTACGAAGCCTACAGGCGGAACGCGCGCCCGCTCGACTAGTCGCCGTCGAACATCCCGGTCGACATGTACCGCTCGCCACTGTCCCAGTAGACCGTGACGACGAGCGGGTCGTCGACGCCGTCAGCGACCAACTGTCCGGCCACCTCGCGCGCGGCGAGGTTCGACGCGCCCGAGGACTGGCCGACGAGGATGCCCTCCTCACGGGCGAGGCGTCGGCACTCGTCTTCCGCGTCCGCGAGTTCGACCGTCATCACGTCGTCCAGCAAGTCTGTGTCGAGGTTGTCGCTGACGAACCCCGGTCCCATTCCCTGGAAACTGTCCTCGCCGGTGCCCGGCTCCATCCCCGAGAGGACGGCGTTGTCCGCCGGCTCGACCGCGACGATATCCATCTCGGGGAACGCCTCGCGCAAGCGGCGGCCGGTTCCGGTGAGGGTCCCGCCGGTCCCGACGCCCGCTACCAGGGCGTCGACGCTCCGGTCGCCCACCTGTTCGAGTAGCTCCTCGCCCGTCGTCTCGTAGTGCGCCCGCGGGTTTGCCGGGTTCTCGAACTGCCGGAGCTGGA
Above is a window of Haloarcula sp. DT43 DNA encoding:
- a CDS encoding PLP-dependent cysteine synthase family protein: MKDSILDTIGSPLVSVRAPEGATVAAKVESFNPGGSAKDRPAKYMIDDAERSGALEPGDTLVEPTSGNTGIGMALVGSTKGYDVVLVMPSSKSPERRQIMKAYGADIELVEGDISDAKERADDLCDRDDHVQLRQFENPANPRAHYETTGEELLEQVGDRSVDALVAGVGTGGTLTGTGRRLREAFPEMDIVAVEPADNAVLSGMEPGTGEDSFQGMGPGFVSDNLDTDLLDDVMTVELADAEDECRRLAREEGILVGQSSGASNLAAREVAGQLVADGVDDPLVVTVYWDSGERYMSTGMFDGD